The following DNA comes from Fusarium fujikuroi IMI 58289 draft genome, chromosome FFUJ_chr03.
GGTGGGCTCGTCGTAtacgagcttcttgacctcgatgATGATTTGATAGACGTATTTTCGGTGAATCTTCTTGCCCGTCTTGAAGCGTTCAATCATATCGTCGATGAACTCTTGTGTCATCTCGTCGCCTAATCGCACACCATCATATCCTGGCTCGACCACCATGGAGTCTAGATCAAGACCCTCAGCCGCTGAAGGCTCATCGCCGACCTCGATTGCCGCAAAGAAGGCTAGCTGACGGACGATCTTTTTGCACTCCTCCAGCTTGAGTCTGGCATCTTTGTTGCTGGGATCGAGGGATACACAAGTCTTGAAGTCGTCAATGGCCTCCTTAGGTCGGAGGATCGCAGTCTTGGCCAGTCCTCTTCGGTAGTACGCCTAGCAAGGTCAACATTTCAAAGCCACTTCCTCCGGTTCGTTGTGGTACTGTGGCGAACCTTTACAAGTTTGGGGTTGAGCTCGATAGCCTTTGTAGCGTCGGCAATAGCGTAACCGTAGGCCTCGGTCTTGATGTATGCCTAGAGTACCAAGTTAGGAAAGGTTCTGGGAGTAAGATGGTGTGGTATATTGACGCACTTGGGCTCGGTTGGTGAAGAATGTAGGCTCCTTGTCGTTCAACTTAATAGCCTGGCTGTAAAAGTCTACAGCACTAGGATAATCTCCCGCTTGGAAGGCCTTGTTGCCCTTATTCTTGAGTTCGACGGCCATTTTGCGAAGTCAGCGTTTGTTCGGCAAAGAAGTTGGCTGCACAGAAGGAGAtcgaaggaggagggggaggggttCTGTCGATGGTTTGCGCCGAGCGCAGCTACAACCGCTGGAGTCAGTCgcaaagagagaagaagtggatTATGAAAGGAAGGATTCAAAATAAGCTTGTGGAATGCTAAAGAAGCGAGACAATCTGCCAAAACGGCTCGGTTCCACAATGCGAGGAAGGGGGAAGAAGTTTTGGACGTTGATGGAGGGCGGCTTTTCGGTGGAGTCTCTCCCCGCTGGCGGCGTCATGAAGACGAACCTAGAACACCTGGCGGGGCGGGCTTAACCGGCAAGGCTTCAGGGCTTTCAACCTTTGTGATAGGTTAGAACGCCCCTGTAAGCGATCGCAGCTGGGCGCAAATCAGTAATGCCTAGCGTGACCACGCGCCTAAAGTTGGGGAATCTTTATCAATCGCCACCAACACCGATGTGAGTGTACGTGTGTTGCTACATTGGAGCCTAGCCTCGAGATGCGAATGGGATAGATCGTCTCTTTATTGAGCTACGTTTCTACAGCCCAAGTTTTCCTCCTTTCAATCACCAGGTGGTTGTGCTACTCATAAAGCTTACCTAGAGTAATGCCGCTGACTAACTACTAACCCAAGAAGTTAACCTGAGGGTTCAGGTTGTTCAAAGTTACCTTGAGTAGTATGGAGTAAGAATGGCAATATGTACTTGGACTGTCTTGGCCGAATCGGAGATCGGTTAGTTGCATATCAAGATCTCAGCCCCACTGCTTCATTGTTGGAACCTCAGACAAAGTTATCACTATCAACAGACACAAACCAAACTCATCCAAAAGACTCGACTCTGAACATCTGAAATGCACCTAGAGACACCTCACCACTAGAAAACACGATCTAGCATTGGTAGTGAACACTCCACGGCTAGTGCGCGCCTTGCGCCCAGGGTTGGCCCGCCATGGACACATCAGGGTCGGGGACCTCAAGTGCGCTGGTACGCAAGCGGACAGACACAGACTTGATGCCCCCGCCTCCTCAAGTCAAAAAGATAAAGCGACCCAAGAAGGTACTTGACGAAGATACCTACACAGAAGCACTATCACAAATCATCGCCCGGGACTTCTTCCCCGGACTCCTTCAAACTGAGATACAGCAAGAATATCTGGATGCCCTTGAGTCAAAGGATTCTGCCTGGATCTCAAGTGCGGGCCGAAGACTTCAGCATGTCATGACACCTGGACGCCGAAATGCACCTCTCTCATCACAACCGAATTCTTTCACTGCCGGTGACAGGACACCTTCGACATATGGCGGTGATACGCCAGCTTCAGTTACCTCTAATGTTCCGGACCCCCAACCAAGGCTAGGGGCCAACATGAGCCTAACAAAATTTCAAGCTACTTACACAAGTGAGGATAATGAAAGCTTTTATAAGCTAGTCGACAAACAGAATCAGAAAAAGGCGGACAAATATGCCTGGCTTTGGCGTGGTAACAAACTACCGTCAAAGCAAATGATCAAACAgaaagaggttgaagatcgACTGAGCCAAACCCGAAGCCTCATAGATGACGGATTCAAGAAGGACCTGCTGGCCATCAAGGACAAAGATGACCGTCCAGCTCGCCCGGATTCCTGGAATGCCAACCCTCGAAATGGGTTGATGTTCAGACCTGACGGGTTAGATGATGGTGTCCTCACCGTTTCTCAGAAGGCCGAAGAATCTTCAAGGATGGCTCCAAAGTCCATAGTCTACGAGAACACGAGAATGCCACAACCGCGTATCACACCGAGGCCGCCATCTCCGACCATGTCAGCGGTGCGAGACGCCATTGCCGGCAAGCCTCGGAAAGATGACCGAGACTCTAGCATCGTTAGCGGAGGCGAGACACCAAGAGTTAATGGGTATGCATTTGTGGACGACGAGGATAATGAAGATGAGCCAATCCTCCCTGCTCCTATTATCAACCTAGGCCCGGGAGATGCAGCTCCAAACCCTTTCCGCCTGCAAGAGCAACGCGACAGAGAGAGTCTACATGAACGCATGGTGGAGAGGATATCTCAGTCGAAGAAGGAATCCTCAAGGAATGGACTTACAGGGAGAGTTGACAAGACGCCGGTTCCAAAGTTTCCGAGTAGTCCTCGGGTCAACGGTGGACTTACACCTGCAGCACAAAGGCTTTGGAGTAAGGTTGGCACCCCTGGACGAGGATCAAGTGGGAGCTCATTTGGAAATTCCAAACCTATGACTCCCAGAGGATCACTTTTGAGATCAGTGAGAAGACCTGGCTCAACATCCGGAAAGAAGTAACGGTTGAAATGAAATACCGTGGTGACAGGATTCGGGGCTTCTCTTGCTTTCCATGTCTTCCATTTATCCTGGACTACATTCATGGACTGAAAATTGCTCCGATGTTCCATTGTTTTCATATGGGTGGTCACTATCCTCGTCGTTTTTTTAATAGCATGGTGTTGTGTTGGCGCTACATACTTTTCACGATACCTGCAGCGGCTCAGAAGAGAAGCGCAACCATTCTAGATTATTTACGTGATATATCAAATAGAATTGAAATTCAAACAGTCGTTTTCTTATGGCCGAATAATGTGCCTGGTTCTCACAACTCCCAGACGAGGCCATTTACGAGGAACCCGCTTAGTTGCATGACCCATCGATTAGATCATGGACTTTTTTTCGTTGGACCTTGGAACTACCAACCCACCAAATCGAGCTGGCAGCCAACGCCAGCAAGCCAGACAATATTAATCACATCCATTCAATGTGCTTCTGGTCCAAGGAGGCCGTCTAAGCCCGATGAGGTTCGTCGACTTCGCAATCGACCTTGCGGCAGTGCTCAATGCCTCTCGAGGTGTCGCCGCTAAGCATGTCGCGCTCCGAGGTCGCCAGATCGATACCTACAGTCGAACTTCGAGCGTTGCCGCGGCATTGAGGAAGCGAAATGCTCAAAGGAGCCCACCGACGGGGGAGAAAGTACATAATGCTACGGTGGCGGGCGATGAGGTTGTATACGAGCAAGCTGCACCGGCAGCACGAGAGACGAAGCCTATAATCGAGACATCGAAACAAAATGTCCCGCCTGAAGTGACGAGAACTGAAAGAGCACCCTTCAATAGCCCGATACCCAATTTCAGACCGAGCCCACAACAGCAAGCTACAACGGAACCAGCGAAAGAGGATGACCTTGATCTACCGCCTGGGATCGACGTTAATATCTTCCATACCGCGAGAGGCTCCAAGGTCCTCGACTCTCTACGAAAGCAAGGCCGGCCCGGAGCACCTCCTGCACGCCCCGGAGTTGGGGGTCCAGTGAAGCCACATCCCATGCGAGACTGGCCTCCGCGCCCACCACCCCTCGAAGAGAGCTATGAAGAGAAGCCAGCAAAACCTCAAGAGCCAGTGTTGAAGCCAGTGGAACCCGTAGAGCCTGTAGAGCCAGCTGAGAAGGAGCCCCTGATTGAGAAGTTTGTGCCGAAGAAACAGTTGGAGGAGAAGCCCGTCGAGCAGAAACCGGTGGAGGAAAGCTCCGTGCCTGAACCAGAAAAGACCACTCCGTCAGCCCCTACAGCAGAAAGAAAGATCGACGAGGATGTCATTCAAGCTGCCAGAGAGATTGCTGGGGAGACAACAACGCCCTCAGAGACACCCTATGCCTTACGGGAATCCAAGGTCCCCTCATCTCGTATCAGCCGAATCTGGAACTATAGTGGTCTTGCAGCAGGTATGTTGGGAGGCGCCATGACCGAAGGCTTCAGTCGAGCCTTCGGCGGTGGTGGCGAGGGATCTGTCCTTCTGAGCGAGAAGAACATGGAGCGTCTGGTTGCAAAGCTCTCACGCATGCGTGGTGCTGCTTTGAAGCTTGGCCAGATGATGAGTTTTCAGGACACCAAGATGCTACCTGCCCCCATCCAGCAGGTGCTCCAGCGTGTCCAGGATCGCGCTGATTACATGCCTGCCTGGCAGCGTGATCGCGTGTTAGTAGCAAACCTCGGTCCTGAGTGGAGAGACCTCTTCAGCGATTTTGAGGAGAAGCCTATCGCTGCTGCTTCTATCGGACAGGTTCACAAGGCCACGTTAAAGAATGGCAAGCGAGTCGCTGTCAAGATCCAATTCCCTGGTGTCGCTGACTCAATCAACTCGGACCTCGACAACCTGAGTATTCTCCTCACAGCTACCAAGCTACTCCCCAAGGGCCTATACCTCAACAAAACCATCGACAATGCGCGATTGGAGCTTGGTTGGGAATGTGACTATGAGCGAGAGCTTCAGTGCGCTCAACGCTACAAGGAGCTTCTCGGTTCAAGCGAGAAGGACGTTTTTATGGTGCCAAATGTTTATCCCGAGGCATCAGGCAAGCAAGTACTGACCATGGACTTCATGGATGGTATCGGCGTGACTCGCATCACCTCTTTCACCCAGGAGCAACGCGACTGGATCGGCACCCAGATTCTGCGTCTCTGTCTCCGTGAGATCACAGAGTTTCGATTTATGCAGACAGATCCAAACTGGACAAACTTTCTCTACAACGCGGATGTCAACAAGCTCGAGCTACTCGACTTTGGCGCGTCTCGCGAATATCCTGATGAGTTCGTCACACAATATGTGCAGCTTCTCGCTGCGGCCTCTCGATCCGACAAGGCCGCTGTCAAGGAGTTGTCAAAGAGCTTGGGCTACCTGACAGGCCATGAGAGTCGCACCATGGTTGAAGCACACACAAAGTCTGTTCTTACACTTGCGGAGCCTTTTCTTGCCAACGCACCCGATATTTATGACTTCAAAGACCAGACAATCACCGAGCGTGTCAAGGCTCTCATCCCTGTCATGCTCCACGAGCGACTGGCACCTCCACCAGAAGAGACATACAGTCTGCACCGAAAGCTCAGCGGTGCGTTCCTCTTGTGTGCAAAACTGGGTAGCAAGGTCCCTTGCAAGTCCATGTTTGAGGATGCGCTTGCCAAGGGGGGATATAGTAGGTGAGAGTGACGGAGAATCAAGTGTAATTATGTACCATATAATCTCATGTGTAACATTATTTAGATGATAAAACGGTCGAGGGATGGAATAGAAACGGGATTTCATGACAACAATGTCTTGCCCAGAGTATGTACTCATTCcacttattataaaagtgaATTTTACAGCATTTGCTGCTCATCAAGAGGCTGTGGGCAGGGCCAAACTTGTTTGCGAATCTAGATGTCTTGTTATATAAGCTCCAAGTCATTATGATTCGGACGATCGGAGATGAGCCGGTGTCTTGAGTTCATGAATCTAGATCTGGTGGGGCACTGGGAGTCATTATGAGATATTTGGATCGTAAGGTCTATCCAAGTTATAGTGTCTTTGAACTGAAGAGACTTTGAGAAAAGCCATGAGTATCTCTTGGCACACAAAATATAATTTATGAAAACTGACGGAAGCTTGTTGAAGTGAAGGTTCAAAACCAAATACAAAAGGCATTCATTGCATGTAAAACAAAGTAAGTTATGCCGCTATCGCAAGCTTCTACCCCGCGCGAATACATAAACTGAAGTATAGGCCCACTCCGATCTCTTCATACCTTAGTAGT
Coding sequences within:
- a CDS encoding related to nuclear protein ES2 — translated: MDTSGSGTSSALVRKRTDTDLMPPPPQVKKIKRPKKVLDEDTYTEALSQIIARDFFPGLLQTEIQQEYLDALESKDSAWISSAGRRLQHVMTPGRRNAPLSSQPNSFTAGDRTPSTYGGDTPASVTSNVPDPQPRLGANMSLTKFQATYTSEDNESFYKLVDKQNQKKADKYAWLWRGNKLPSKQMIKQKEVEDRLSQTRSLIDDGFKKDLLAIKDKDDRPARPDSWNANPRNGLMFRPDGLDDGVLTVSQKAEESSRMAPKSIVYENTRMPQPRITPRPPSPTMSAVRDAIAGKPRKDDRDSSIVSGGETPRVNGYAFVDDEDNEDEPILPAPIINLGPGDAAPNPFRLQEQRDRESLHERMVERISQSKKESSRNGLTGRVDKTPVPKFPSSPRVNGGLTPAAQRLWSKVGTPGRGSSGSSFGNSKPMTPRGSLLRSVRRPGSTSGKK
- a CDS encoding probable abc1 protein precursor, whose product is MRFVDFAIDLAAVLNASRGVAAKHVALRGRQIDTYSRTSSVAAALRKRNAQRSPPTGEKVHNATVAGDEVVYEQAAPAARETKPIIETSKQNVPPEVTRTERAPFNSPIPNFRPSPQQQATTEPAKEDDLDLPPGIDVNIFHTARGSKVLDSLRKQGRPGAPPARPGVGGPVKPHPMRDWPPRPPPLEESYEEKPAKPQEPVLKPVEPVEPVEPAEKEPLIEKFVPKKQLEEKPVEQKPVEESSVPEPEKTTPSAPTAERKIDEDVIQAAREIAGETTTPSETPYALRESKVPSSRISRIWNYSGLAAGMLGGAMTEGFSRAFGGGGEGSVLLSEKNMERLVAKLSRMRGAALKLGQMMSFQDTKMLPAPIQQVLQRVQDRADYMPAWQRDRVLVANLGPEWRDLFSDFEEKPIAAASIGQVHKATLKNGKRVAVKIQFPGVADSINSDLDNLSILLTATKLLPKGLYLNKTIDNARLELGWECDYERELQCAQRYKELLGSSEKDVFMVPNVYPEASGKQVLTMDFMDGIGVTRITSFTQEQRDWIGTQILRLCLREITEFRFMQTDPNWTNFLYNADVNKLELLDFGASREYPDEFVTQYVQLLAAASRSDKAAVKELSKSLGYLTGHESRTMVEAHTKSVLTLAEPFLANAPDIYDFKDQTITERVKALIPVMLHERLAPPPEETYSLHRKLSGAFLLCAKLGSKVPCKSMFEDALAKGGYSR